The Pseudomonadota bacterium region CGGGAACGGCGTCACTTCGGCACCTCCTGCGCGCGCAGCACGTCCGCGGGCGTCGCCTCGCCGCCGCCGAGCGACAGGAGGAACGACGTGAGCGCGGCGCGATCCTCGGGCGTGCCCTGGAATGGCGGCATGACGCCCTGCTCGTCGAGCTTCTCGAGGAAGCGCGGGCCGAACGCGGGCGTCCACTGCCGCGTCCGCCACTCGAGGCTCCTGTACCCGTCGAGCGTGTGGCAGCTCGCGCACTGGAGCCTGTAGATCCACTCGCCGTGCGCGGGGGAGAGCGGCTCGGGTGAGGGATCCCACTTCGCCGCGTCGAGGTACGGGCGTCGCATGTGCTCATTGTCGGAGGCGTCGCTCTTCCACAGCGCGTTGCCGTAGAGGACGCCGTGCACGACGTACGGCTTGCGCGCCATCTCGCGGAAGAACTCCGCGCCCATCACGCCGAGCTGCGCGGTGAGCAGGAGCGCGAGCGCGGCCGCGGTGTGCACCGTCTTCGGCCTCGCGGCGGCGAGCAGGGCGCCGACGATGACGAGCGCGCCCGCGGTCGCGGCGAGCCAGAAGTAGCGCGCGAGCGCCTCCAGTCGGCTGCCAGCCGCGCCGACCACGCCGCCGTGGAAGATCTTCAAGGCGCTCTCGGGCAGGGTGCCCCAGTAGAGGATCCCGGCGACGGGCAGGATCACCGCGGCCGGGATCACCCACTTGGCGCTGAACCGGACGACGCGCGCCTTGAGCTCGTCGTCCGCGATCTTCGCCGCCACCAGCAGGCCGAACAGGCCGGCGATGAGGAACATCGAGACGGTCCGGATGACCAGCGACGGCGCGTAGCCCGGGTTGAAGAAGCCGGCGACGAGGTCGCGGTTTTCGAGCGTCCAGGCGCCCGGCGTGAGCATGAACGTCAGGATGCCGTTGATGACGAAGAGCGAGAGCCAGGCGATGACGAAGTACGCGATCGCGAGGAACCGCTGCATCGCGCGGGAGCTCGTCTTCCAGCCGTAGTAGTAGAGGTAGAGCACGGTGAGCTCGGCGAGGAACATCACCCACTCGATCGCCCACGCGAACACGAACTGGTGGATGAGGAGGCTCGTGCCCTCCGGGCTCGCGAGCTGGATGGAGAACCAGATGCCGACGCCGGTCATGGCGCCGAACACGGTCGTGTAGACGAGGAACCAGGACGCGAACTTGTGCAGCCACGCGCGGATCCGCTCGCCGTCCGGCTGCCGGTCGGACCAGATCTCCGCGACCGCCATGAACGCGCCGCCGCCGATCGCGAGGTGCGAGATCAGCACGTGGATGATCGCGATGATCGCGACGACGAGGCTGCCGCCGAGGATCGGGAGGTTCCACACCGGGTAGTTCATGCCTGCGCTCCCCCGCTCATGACGCGAACCCCCAGATCGTCATCGCCGCGAAGCCGGCGAGCGCGAGCGCCCCGGCCTTGGTCACGAGCGCCCCGCGCCGATCCGCGGGCATCGAGGTGTCGAGGAACGGCAGCGCCACGAGGAGCAGCGGCCCGAGCCCCATGAGCGCCATGCCCACGAGCTCCAGCTTCCCCGGGAACAGCTTGAGCCCCTGGTACGGCGCGAGCAGGTACCACTCCGGCTTGATCCCCTCGGGCGCGGGCGCGAACGGGTTCGCCTCGGGCGCGAGCCCGCGCGGTGCCGCGGCCGCGAGGGCGAGCAGCAGCCCGAGGAGGAACAGCCACACCGGCACCTCGCCGACCAGGAACTCGGAGAGGAACGGCCGGTAGCGCTTCTTCTCCTCCGGCAGAGCGCTGAAGGAGTCCGGCTCGCTCACGCCCTGGATCTGGACGAAGAGGAGGTGCACCGCCGCGAGGACGAGGACGGCGAGCGGCAACACCACCACGTGCAGCGCATAGAAGCGGCCGATCGTCTCGTGTGAGACGTCGCCGCCGCCGCGCGCGAGGTCGGCCAGGGGGACGCCGACGAGCGGCAGCTTCTCCAGCTCGGAGACGCCGATGCGCACGGCGAAGAACGAGAGATCGTCCCACGGCAGGAGGTAGCCCGAGAAGCCGAACAGGATCGTGAGCGCGAGCAGGAGGAGCCCCGTCACCCAGGTCAGCTCGCGCGGCGGCCTGTACGCCTTCATGAAGAAGGTCGACAGCATGTGCACGAACAGCGTGAAGATCATGAGGTTCGCGGCCCAGTGGTGCACGCTGCGGATCAGCGCGCCGTACGGGACCTCCATCACGATCCTGTTGACCGACGCCCAGGGCTGGTCGGGCCGGTAGTAGACCATGAGCAGCACGCCCGTGCAGATCTGCACGAGGAACAGGAAGAGCGCGATCCCGCCCGCCATGTACCAGTGCGACTGTCCGTGGATCGGCACGCGCTTGCCGAGGAAGAACTTCACGACCGGCCAGATCGGGTACCGCGCGAGCAGGGCGCGCGATGCCTTCCCGAGGCGGGTCCCGGGCGGCGGCAGCTCCCGCTCCGCGTCCTCGGGGATCCGGGCGAAGCGCTCGTCCATCGCTCAGCCCTTCCTCCCGCCCTGCGGCGCGACGTAGAGGATCCCGGCCTCCTCGGAGACGGCGAGCTCGGTGAGCGGCCGCGGCGGCGGGCCCGCGACGTTCTTGCCCGTGAAGTCGTACGTGCCGCCGTGGCAGTGGCAGAAGAGCTTGTCTCCCGCGAACCCGACGTTGCAGCCCGCGTGGGTGCACTTCGAGTCGAACGCCCGGAGTCTCCCGCCCTCGTCCCGGAGGACGATCACTCCGCGGTTCGCGTACGAGCCGTTCTTCCCCGAGCCGGGACGCGCGACCTCGACGGGCGAGATCCCGTCCACCACCGCGCGCCCCTCCGCGCCGAACGGATCCGGCGCGGGCTGCGGGCTGAGGTACTTGTAGACCGGGTACGCGGCGGCCCCGGCCCACGCCGCGCCGAGCCCGATGCCGGCGAACGCGAGGAACCGCCGCCGCTTCATTACGCGCGCCAGAGCCCGTGCAGGTTGCAGTACTCGCGGACCGTCACCTCGCCCGCGTCGATCAGGAACGTCGCCTCGGGCGCGGCGCCGGGCTTGAGGAACGCGAAGTACGACACGCCGTCCGCGATGAGCTCGATCCACTCGATGTAGTGGGCGTCGAGCATCGGGTGCGCCACCGAGCCGACCGCGACCTTGTAGCCGCCCGGGATCTTCTCGACGACGGGCACGTGCTTCTCCTTGGCGCCGTCGGTCGTGTTCTCGACGAGCGCGGTCATCGGCTGCCCGCAGCACACGAGCTCGCCGCCGGACGCGTGGAGCACCTCCACGATGTTGCCGCACACCCCGCACTTGAAGACCTGTCTCTGCTGAGTCGCCATGTTCCCCTCCTCGCGGTTCGCTTCGGACCGCAGGTTGTCAGATTTTCCGATTTCCCGCTAGCTCTGCCCGCTTGCCCTTGAGCTTGTGCTTCTCGCACTCCCTCTCCGCCAGCTCGCGGATCCTGTAAGCCGAGTCGCGCAGCACGCCGTAGACGATCCCGCACGAGTCGTCGATCCGGTCGCGGTCGCCCTCGTCGGCGAGCGCGATCATCTCGCGCGTCAGCCGGATCGTCCGGACCAGGTTCTCGTCGTGCGGCTTGGCCATGGCCGAACCCCTTTTGCACCTGCCGTGCCAGGGGAACGGGGACGGCCGCGGAAACGGGTTATGCGATGAATTACGCTATGTTGCTCGGGATCGGAGGGTGTATCGCCCGGTCTTCCGGTGTCTCGACTGTTTCGGTTTGTCTCGTGCGGACGAGGCAGGACAGGGCGATCTACGGCTGCGCGAGGTACTGCCGGAGCCGGTACTTGATGTCGTCGAACGCCGGACCCCAGTCGTCGTTGCAGATCGAGTAGACGTAGCTCATCGGGCCGAAATAGTTGGCCGCGAGGTCGACGAAACGGCGGCCCGGATAGGCCTTCGTGACCTCGATCGAATCCATGGTGCGCGTGCAGGCCTCCTTCCAGTACCAGGTGGTGCCGGAAGGCTGGACCGCCGTGAGCTGCATGGCGTCCTGGGCGAGGCAGTCTCCGAGCGCGTCGCCCCAGCCCTGGCACGCGGCCGCGCCGGCCGGGT contains the following coding sequences:
- a CDS encoding cytochrome c, with the protein product MNYPVWNLPILGGSLVVAIIAIIHVLISHLAIGGGAFMAVAEIWSDRQPDGERIRAWLHKFASWFLVYTTVFGAMTGVGIWFSIQLASPEGTSLLIHQFVFAWAIEWVMFLAELTVLYLYYYGWKTSSRAMQRFLAIAYFVIAWLSLFVINGILTFMLTPGAWTLENRDLVAGFFNPGYAPSLVIRTVSMFLIAGLFGLLVAAKIADDELKARVVRFSAKWVIPAAVILPVAGILYWGTLPESALKIFHGGVVGAAGSRLEALARYFWLAATAGALVIVGALLAAARPKTVHTAAALALLLTAQLGVMGAEFFREMARKPYVVHGVLYGNALWKSDASDNEHMRRPYLDAAKWDPSPEPLSPAHGEWIYRLQCASCHTLDGYRSLEWRTRQWTPAFGPRFLEKLDEQGVMPPFQGTPEDRAALTSFLLSLGGGEATPADVLRAQEVPK
- a CDS encoding cytochrome b N-terminal domain-containing protein; its protein translation is MDERFARIPEDAERELPPPGTRLGKASRALLARYPIWPVVKFFLGKRVPIHGQSHWYMAGGIALFLFLVQICTGVLLMVYYRPDQPWASVNRIVMEVPYGALIRSVHHWAANLMIFTLFVHMLSTFFMKAYRPPRELTWVTGLLLLALTILFGFSGYLLPWDDLSFFAVRIGVSELEKLPLVGVPLADLARGGGDVSHETIGRFYALHVVVLPLAVLVLAAVHLLFVQIQGVSEPDSFSALPEEKKRYRPFLSEFLVGEVPVWLFLLGLLLALAAAAPRGLAPEANPFAPAPEGIKPEWYLLAPYQGLKLFPGKLELVGMALMGLGPLLLVALPFLDTSMPADRRGALVTKAGALALAGFAAMTIWGFAS
- a CDS encoding Rieske (2Fe-2S) protein, yielding MKRRRFLAFAGIGLGAAWAGAAAYPVYKYLSPQPAPDPFGAEGRAVVDGISPVEVARPGSGKNGSYANRGVIVLRDEGGRLRAFDSKCTHAGCNVGFAGDKLFCHCHGGTYDFTGKNVAGPPPRPLTELAVSEEAGILYVAPQGGRKG
- a CDS encoding desulfoferrodoxin; the encoded protein is MATQQRQVFKCGVCGNIVEVLHASGGELVCCGQPMTALVENTTDGAKEKHVPVVEKIPGGYKVAVGSVAHPMLDAHYIEWIELIADGVSYFAFLKPGAAPEATFLIDAGEVTVREYCNLHGLWRA